A genomic region of Glycine max cultivar Williams 82 chromosome 15, Glycine_max_v4.0, whole genome shotgun sequence contains the following coding sequences:
- the LOC102660786 gene encoding uncharacterized protein, whose product MAVTESGPMFLKAIDCSNEIKDKDFIVKHMREVIMEVGHSNVVQIVTDNAAICKATGLIIEAEFPSIYWTPCVVHTLNLALKNICAAKNTEKNNVACEECSWISQITDDAMFVKNFVMSHSMRLSIFNSLKLLSIAPTRFASTIVMLKRFKQLKKGLQEMVISDQWSSYKEDDVAKAKFVKDTLLDDKWWDNVDYILSFTSPIYDVLRRTDTEASSLHLVYEMWDSMIEKVKNVIYQYERKEESEGSTFYEVVHSILIDRWTKSSTPLHCLAHSLNPRYYSHEWLSEDSNRVPPHQDMELTRERLKCFKRFFLDVDVRRKVNIEFANFSNGREGFDDLDSLNDRGQMDPKAWWLVHGINSPILQKDCP is encoded by the exons ATGGCTGTCACGGAGAGTGGACCTATGTTTTTAAAGGCCATTGATTGTTCAAATGAGATCAAAGACAAAGATTTCATTGTCAAACATATGAGGGAGGTAATTATGGAGGTTGGGCACTCAAATGTTGTGCAAATAGTGACGGATAATGCAGCCATTTGTAAAGCAACAGGTTTAATAATTGAGGCTGAGTTTCCTTCCATCTATTGGACTCCATGTGTTGTCCATACATTAAATCTTGCTTTAAAGAACATATGTGCAGCCAAGaatacagaaaaaaataatgttgcttGTGAAGAATGTTCTTGGATCTCTCAAATTACGGATGATGCAATGTTTGTGAAAAACTTTGTCATGAGTCACTCTATGAGACtatcaattttcaattcattGAAATTGCTATCCATTGCTCCAACAAGATTTGCCTCCACTATTGTAATGCTCAAGCGATTCAAGCAATTGAAGAAAGGACTCCAAGAGATGGTCATTAGTGACCAATGGTCTTCTTATAAGGAAGATGATGTTGCAAAGGCTAAATTTGTGAAAGATACTTTGTTGGATGATAAATGGTGGGATAATGTTGattatattctttctttcactaGCCCTATCTATGATGTTCTTAGAAGAACGGATACAGAAGCTTCATCTCTCCATCTAGTGTATGAGATGTGGGATTCAATGATTGAAAAGGTGAAGAATGTCATATATCAATATGAGAGAAAGGAGGAGAGTGAAGGATCAACCTTTTATGAGGTAGTGCACTCCATATTAATTGATCGTTGGACTAAGAGTAGCACTCCTCTCCATTGTTTAGCTCATTCTTTAAATCCTAG ATATTATAGTCATGAATGGTTAAGTGAAGATTCTAATCGAGTTCCTCCACATCAAGACATGGAACTCACTCGTGAAAGATTAAAATGCTTCAAGAGGttctttcttgatgtggatgtaagGAGGAAAGTGAATATTGAGTTTGCCAACTTCTCgaatggaagagaaggttttgatgatcttgattctttaaaTGATAGAGGTCAAATGGATCCAAAAGCTTGGTGGCTAGTTCATGGCATTAATTCTCCAATACTTCAAAAAGATTGCCCTTAA